One window from the genome of Salvelinus fontinalis isolate EN_2023a chromosome 3, ASM2944872v1, whole genome shotgun sequence encodes:
- the LOC129851036 gene encoding kelch repeat and BTB domain-containing protein 8-like, protein MAASGDVGKLLQVQNVTPANTTYSGVDAVHACNILQQLKALYDEAQLTDIVVEVDHGKTFPCHRNVLAAISPYFRSMFTSGLTESSQREVRLIGVESESMHLVLDYAYTSRVMLSESNVQALFTAASIFQIPALQDQCALFMISRLDPQNCTGVYMFADAYGHQLLRERSQDYIRKKFLCVAWEQEFLQLTKEQLVSILNNDDLNVEKEEHVYESIVRWLEHDSPRRETHLAEVFSQCIRLPLLDDSFLSRIPAPFACALSLSREPAEAKARLNGCSQRLGMTASEMVICFDAAHKHSGKKQTVPCLDTAAGKVFKLCKPPNDLREVGILVSSENDIFIAGGYRPSNSEVSIDHRAESDFWQYEHAGNRWLARSPMLRARIGCRLVHCCGKLYALGGRVYEGDGRNALKSVECYDARDNCWTAVSPMPVAMEFHSAVEYRDHIYILQGEYFFCFDPRKDYWGHLSPMSVPRSQGLVVLHKNCIYYIAGICRNHQRTFTMEVYDIEQNTWARKRDLPFDQATSPYIKALLLQGKLHLFVRATQVMVEEHVFRTSRKNSLYQYDDEADAWTKVYETPDRLWDLGRHFECVVAKLYPQCLQKVL, encoded by the exons ATGGCTGCCAGTGGAG ACGTAGGCAAGCTGTTACAAGTACAGAATGTGACTCCTGCGAACACAACCTACAGTGGGGTTGATGCCGTTCATGCCTGTAACATCCTCCAGCAGCTCAAAGCCTTGTATGATGAAGCACAGCTCACAGACATTGTCGTTGAGGTGGACCATGGCAAGACATTTCCGTGTCACCGAAATGTTCTTGCAGCAATCAGCCCTTACTTTAG GTCCATGTTCACCAGTGGCCTTACAGAGAGCAGCCAGAGGGAGGTGCGGCTCATCGGGGTTGAGTCTGAGTCCATGCACCTGGTCCTGGACTATGCCTACACGTCCAGAGTCATGCTGTCCGAGTCCAATGTCCAGGCCCTGTTCACGGCAGCCAGCATCTTCCAGATCCCAGCCCTGCAggaccagtgtgccctgttcatGATCAGCCGTCTGGACCCCCAGAACTGCACCGGGGTCTACATGTTCGCAGACGCCTACGGCCACCAGTTGCTGAGGGAGCGCTCCCAGGACTACATACGCAAGAAG TTTCTGTGTGTGGCATGGGAGCAGGAGTTCCTCCAGCTCACCAAGGAGCAGCTGGTGAGCATCCTGAACAACGATGACCTGAACGTGGAGAAGGAAGAGCATGTGTATGAGAGCATTGTGCGCTGGTTGGAGCACGACAGCCCTCGCAGGGAGACCCACCTGGCTGAGGTGTTTTCTCAATGCATCCGACTGCCCCTCCTGGATGACTCTTTTCTCAGCCGCATCCCGGCCCCTTTCGCCTGCGCCCTCTCTCTGTCCAGGGAACCTGCCGAAGCCAAGGCACGTCTCAACGGCTGCTCTCAGCGCCTGGGCATGACCGCCTCCGAGATGGTCATCTGCTTTGACGCGGCACACAAACACTCAGGGAAGAAGCAGACCGTGCCTTGCCTGGACACTGCTGCTGGGAAGGTGTTCAAGCTCTGCAAGCCCCCCAATGACCTGCGGGAGGTGGGCATCCTGGTGTCATCGGAGAACGACATCTTCATCGCTGGGGGCTATCGCCCTAGCAACAGCGAGGTGTCCATCGACCACCGGGCGGAGAGCGACTTCTGGCAATACGAGCATGCAGGGAACCGTTGGCTGGCGCGTTCGCCCATGCTACGGGCCCGGATCGGCTGCAGGCTGGTCCACTGCTGTGGGAAGCTGTACGCCCTGGGGGGCCGTGTGTACGAAGGGGATGGAAGGAATGCACTGAAGTCAGTGGAGTGCTACGATGCCAGGGATAACTGCTGGACTGCCGTCAGCCCCATGCCTGTCGCCATGGAGTTTCACAGCGCTGTGGAGTACAGAGACCACATCTACATCCTCCAAG GTGAGTACTTCTTCTGTTTTGACCCTCGCAAGGACTACTGGGGCCACCTGTCCCCCATGAGTGTACCCCGGAGCCAGGGTCTGGTTGTCTTACACAAGAACTGCATCTATTACATCGCTGGCATCTGCAGGAACCACCAGCGCACCTTCACCATGGAGGTCTATGACATAGAGCAGAACACCTGGGCCCGCAAGAGGGACCTTCCCTTCGACCAGGCCACCAGCCCCTACATCAAGGCTCTGCTCCTCCAGGGCAAGCTGCACCTGTTTGTCCGAGCCACGCAGGTCATGGTGGAGGAACACGTGTTCCGTACCAGCAGGAAGAACTCCCTCTACCAGTATGACGACGAGGCGGATGCTTGGACCAAAGTCTACGAGACGCCTGACCGCCTCTGGGACCTGGGCCGCCATTTTGAATGTGTGGTGGCCAAACTGTACCcgcagtgtcttcagaaagtgcTCTGA
- the LOC129834708 gene encoding monocarboxylate transporter 2-like, which translates to MSPAPASVLRDTPPDGGWGWAVVFGAFISIGFSYAFPKALTVFFKDIQLIFGASYSQIAWISSIMLAAMYAGGPISSILVNRYGSRPVVIAGGVMCGVGMVSASFGNTITHLYICVGVIGGFGLSFNLQPSVTIIGKYFQVKRPLANGLAMAGSPVFLCTLAPINQFLFNQFGWRGSFFILGGLLLNCCVAGSLMRPIGPKPTGDQLTQTNGTPKKPTTDRSEAQVNGHNRQLEKGCLDNFNKVLDLSLFKHRGFLIYIVGNAVMFFGFFAPVVFLAPYALSHGFDEYSSAFLLSIMGFVDMFARPLTGLMANTKWIRPRIQYFFSFAIIYNGLCHLLCPLASGYGGLAAYSVFFGIAFGMVCALLFETLMDLVGPQRFSSAVGLATIIECCPVLLGPPIGGALVDTFGDYTYLYLMCGAVMVFAGLFLFVMNVYNYRMLERERRQEEGQVEEGCESQDQEQGLGLRERGEPSSEEQGEAGKEAKKPQIP; encoded by the exons ATGTCCCCTGCACCAGCATCTGTTCTGCGGGACACCCCTCCGGACGGGGGCTGGGGCTGGGCTGTGGTGTTTGGGGCCTTCATCTCTATCGGCTTCTCGTATGCCTTCCCCAAAGCCCTCACGGTCTTCTTCAAAGACATCCAGCTGATCTTCGGTGCCTCCTACAGCCAGATTGCATGGATTTCTTCCATCATGCTTGCAGCAATGTATGCCGGTG GACCTATCAGCAGTATTCTGGTCAATCGCTATGGAAGCCGGCCTGTGGTCATAGCTGGTGGAGTGATGTGTGGCGTTGGTATGGTTTCTGCTTCTTTTGGCAATACCATTACGCATTTGTACATATGCGTAGGAGTCATTGGAG GATTTGGTCTCTCTTTTAACCTCCAGCCATCCGTCACCATCATTGGGAAGTACTTCCAAGTCAAGAGGCCGTTAGCCAATGGGCTGGCCATGGCAGGAAGTCCAGTCTTCCTCTGTACCTTAGCACCTATCAACCAGTTCCTGTTTAACCAATTTGGCTGGAGGGGCAGTTTCTTCATCCTGGGAGGTCTGCTGCTCAACTGCTGTGTTGCCGGATCTCTCATGAGGCCCATTGGTCCAAAGCCAACTGGAGACCAACTCACGCAGACAAACGGAACCCCAAAGAAACCTACCACTGACCGGTCTGAGGCCCAGGTGAATGGACACAACAGACAGTTGGAGAAAGGCTGTTTGGACAACTTCAACAAGGTTCTGGACCTCTCGCTCTTCAAACACAGGGGCTTTCTGATCTACATTGTAGGGAACGCGGTGATGTTCTTTGGTTTCTTCGCCCCTGTAGTGTTCCTGGCCCCTTACGCACTGAGCCATGGCTTCGACGAGTATTCCTCCGCCTTCCTCTTGTCCATCATGGGCTTCGTAGACATGTTTGCCAGGCCGTTGACAGGGCTGATGGCTAACACTAAATGGATCAGGCCCAGGATACAGTACTTCTTCAGCTTTGCCATCATCTATAATGGTTTATGCCACCTGCTGTGTCCCTTGGCCAGTGGGTACGGGGGGCTGGCGGCCTACTCAGTGTTCTTTGGCATAGCATTTGGAATGGTGTGTGCCCTGCTGTTTGAGACGCTCATGGACCTGGTGGGGCCTCAGCGGTTCTCCAGTGCAGTGGGACTGGCCACCATCATAGAGTGCTGCCCCGTGCTCCTGGGACCACCTATTGGAG gaGCCTTGGTGGACACCTTTGGTGACTACACGTACCTGTACCTCATGTGTGGAGCGGTGATGGTGTTCGCAGGACTCTTCCTCTTTGTTATGAACGTCTACAACTACAGGATGCTGGAGCGAGAGAGGCGGCAGGAGGAGGGACAGGTAGAGGAGGGCTGTGAGAGCCAGGACCAGGAGCAGGGGCTGGggctgagggagaggggagagcccTCCTCAGAGGAGCAAggagaggcagggaaggaggcTAAGAAGCCTCAAATCCCCTAG